Proteins found in one Kwoniella shivajii chromosome 4, complete sequence genomic segment:
- a CDS encoding ornithine-oxo-acid transaminase, translating into MSPVATHTPSAPAQPVGGKAKFSTQEIINLEHEYSAHNYHPLPVCFERGEGAHVWDPEGNEYLDFLAAYSAVNQGHCHPDILNTLITQASKLTLSSRAFYSSNLGPFAEKITKMFGFEMVLPMNTGAEAVETAIKLARKWGYEKKKIPEGKAKVLSVDGNFHGRTIGIISMSTDPESRAGFGPFLEGVGPNWDTGLIRYNHPEDLERTLEKYGDEVAAFLVEPIQGEAGIYVPDDGYLAKIHEICKKYNVLLICDEIQTGLARTGKMLCYEWDGIKPDMVILGKALSGGMYPVSCVMASKEIMLTIKPGEHGSTYGGNPLGCAVAMTALDVLVKEDLVERSAKLGELFRYELRKLNSPFIKIIRGRGLFNGVVIDEKVSKKGRTAWQLCLLMKSKGLLAKPTHVNIIRFAPPLVISEEDIIKATKIIAESLEEFDVIEKIPGDEGDEHDTVIELED; encoded by the exons ATGTCACCTGTAGCTACACATACCCCTTCAGCTCCCGCTCAACCAGTAGGTGGAAAAGCGAAATTCTCAActcaagaaatcatcaatcttgaACATGAATATTCTGC TCACAATTACCACCCTTTACCCGT CTGCTtcgaaagaggagaaggtgcTCATGTTTGGGATCCAGAGGGAAATGAATACCTTGATTTCTTAGCTGCTTATTC AGCTGTCAACCAAGGTCACTGTCATCCTGATATCT TGAATACACTCATAACTCAAGCTTCTAAACTTACCTTATCTTCAAGAGCTTTCTATTCATCCAATCTAGGTCCATTCGCTGAAAAGATAACCAAGATGTTCGGATTCGAAATGGTCTTACCTATGAACACGGGTGCCGAAGCAGTAGAAACAGCAATCAAGCTAGCCAGAAAATGGGGatacgaaaagaagaaaatacCAGAAGGAAAAGCTAAAGTATTAAGTGTAGATGGTAATTTCCACGGAAGAACAATTGGTATTATTTCAATGTCGACTGATCCTGAATCAAGAGCTGGTTTCGGTCCTTTCTTGGAAGGTGTGGGACCTAATTGGGATACCGGATTGATCCGTTACAATCATCCTGAAGACTTGGAAAGAACACTTGAGAAATACGGTGATGAAGTTGCCGCATTTTTGGTTGAACCTattcaaggtgaagctgG TATCTACGTTCCTGATGATGGATACCTCGCCAAGATCCATGAGATCTGCAAGAAATACAATGTCTTGTTGATCTGTGATGAGATCCAAACTGGTCTTGCCAGAACAGGTAAAAT GCTCTGCTACGAATGGGACGGTATCAAACCCGATATGGTCATCCTCGGAAAAGCTTTGTCTGGTGGCA TGTACCCCGTGTCATGTGTTATGGCAAGCAAGGAAATTATGCTTACCATCAAACCTGGAGAACATGGATCTACTTATGGAGG AAATCCATTGGGATGCGCAGTAGCAATGACTGCTTTAGATGTTctagtcaaagaagatttagTCGAAAGATCAGCTAAATTAGGAGAATTATTCAGATATGAACTTCGGAAACTGAATTCAccattcatcaaaatcatccgAGGAAGGGGATTATTCAACGGTGTTGTCATTGATGAAAAAGtttcaaagaaaggaagaacagCTTGGCAGTTATGTTTATTGATGAAATCTAAAGGTTTATTAGCTAAACCCACTCATGTCAATAT CATTCGGTTCGCTCCTCCTCTTGTcatttcagaagaagatataatCAAAGCCACAAAGATAATCGCTGAGTCCCTTGAAGAATTTGACGTC ATCGAGAAGATCccaggagatgaaggtgatgaacaTGATACCGTCATTGAGCTCGAAGATTAA